CGGGACTTCTGACCCCATTTGTACACATAGACCCTAAGCACATAATGGTCAAAAGACGTGTGAACAACCCTGCTCACCATATATTCGTGCGATCGTCTCTAACATCGGCAAGCGACTCCATGCTGCCGAAGGCCTACTCTGCTTTACGAGTGGCAGCATAGAACATGCATTGCGGCCGTCTTCAAGTGATGGCGGACCCAAGCCTCGCGTGAAGGCTAAGGTCCGACGACACGTCCAGGATTTACGGTTTGAGCACCACCTTGATGCAGCCGTCCTGCTTCTTCTGGAACTTCTCGTACATCGCTGGCGCCTCCTCCAACGGCGCGGTATGCGTCTTGAGGTCGAGCACACCCAGCGGATCGGACGGGTCGTCCACCAGCGGCAGCAGCATCTCGGTCCAGGAGCGCACGTTGCACTGGCCCATCCGCAGCTGGATCTGCTTGTCGAACATCGTCATCATCGGCATCGGGTCCTTCATGCCGCCGTACACGCCGCTGATTGAGATCGTCCCGCCACGGCGAACGGAGTCGATGGCGGTGTACAACGCACTCATCCGGTCCACTCCGGCCCTCTCCATTGCCTTGCGGCCCAGCGGCGACGGCAGCTTGCCGACGGCTGCCTGCGCCGCGCTGGCCACCGGCGAACCGTGCGCCTCCATGCCAACGGCGTCGACCACGGAGTTCGGGCCACGCCCGTCAGTCAGGTCCTTGAGCTGTTCCGCCACGCCGTCCTCGGAGGAATCCAGCGTTTCAATGCTGTAACGCTCGGCCATGGCGCGACGCTCGGGCACTGCATCCGTCGCGATCACCCGGTAGCCCAGGTGCTTGCCTATCCGGGCGCTCATCTGGCCGATCGGGCCCAGACCCAGCACCGCCAGCGAGCCGCCGTCGGGGACTGCCGCGTAGTCCACGGCCTGCCAGGCGGTGGGCACGACGTCGGAAAGAAACAGGTAGCGCTCGTCTTCGCCGACGTTGGGAACCTTGATTGCCCCGTAGTCCGCGTGCGGCACGCGCAGGTACTCCGCCTGCCCGCCGGGCACCGAGCCGTAAAGCCGCGAGTAACCGAGGAACTGGGCGCCGGTGCCGTATTCGCGGACCTGGGTGGTTTCACACTGCGACTGCAGGCCCTGGCGACACATGAAACAGTGGCCACAGGAAATGTTGAAGGGGATGACCACCCGGTCCCCGGGCTTGATGTGAGTGACGGCCGAGCCGACCTCCTCGACGATGCCCATGGGCTCATGGCCGATGATGTCGCCCTTGTCCATGAACGGGGTCAGCACCTCATAGAGGTGCAGGTCAGATCCGCAGATGGCAGTTGAGGTGACCCGGATGACCGCATCGGTGGGCTCCTGGATCTGTGGGTCCGGAACCTCCTCCACACTCACCGTGTTTGACGCCTGCCAGGTCAACGCTTTCATGTGTCCTCCTTGCCAGGGCGGCCGTCTCGGGT
Above is a genomic segment from Corynebacterium suranareeae containing:
- a CDS encoding zinc-dependent alcohol dehydrogenase, which codes for MKALTWQASNTVSVEEVPDPQIQEPTDAVIRVTSTAICGSDLHLYEVLTPFMDKGDIIGHEPMGIVEEVGSAVTHIKPGDRVVIPFNISCGHCFMCRQGLQSQCETTQVREYGTGAQFLGYSRLYGSVPGGQAEYLRVPHADYGAIKVPNVGEDERYLFLSDVVPTAWQAVDYAAVPDGGSLAVLGLGPIGQMSARIGKHLGYRVIATDAVPERRAMAERYSIETLDSSEDGVAEQLKDLTDGRGPNSVVDAVGMEAHGSPVASAAQAAVGKLPSPLGRKAMERAGVDRMSALYTAIDSVRRGGTISISGVYGGMKDPMPMMTMFDKQIQLRMGQCNVRSWTEMLLPLVDDPSDPLGVLDLKTHTAPLEEAPAMYEKFQKKQDGCIKVVLKP